The genomic region TAAGCCAGCTGAGCGCCGTCCGCCGTGCTGAGGTAGAAGGCCGGATTGCTCTCGGGGTGGATGCGCAGCGCGGCAATCCCCTGGGCAAAATCCGTGGTGTCGATAAACGCCTCGTACAGCCAGGGTTCGGCGGCGATGCCGGTGGCGTCCGGTTCGCTGCGGCAGTACCAGCCACGCAGGGCGAAGCCTGGCGGCAGGCCGGCATTGCGAAAAACATTCGCCAACTCGAAAAGGGCTTCGCCGGCGGGTATCGGTGCGCAAGGTTCGCTGACCACATACTGCTCTGCACTCGAGTGTTTGAGGATGCAGCCGACTCGCCGGCCATCCGCCGTTGCCTGCATACGGTCATGGGCATAACGGGCGGCGGTTGCCAGGTCAGTGAAAACCCAGCTCAGGGGCGCATTAATGGGGGCTGCGGCGGCGAAAGGCGTTTCGGGTTCCCAGGTGGCCGGGACTCGGCCCTGGACGTTGTACCAGGTCTCATCCGCCAGCAGCACCGTCAACTCACCGAGTTTTACCAGCTCTTTGATCAGCCCTTCACGAGTGCCGTCAAAACCTTGTACGCGGGCCACACCTTGGCCATCGCGCTCAACTCGCGCCAGGTACTCGCCGAATTCACGCTCGGCCCGAGAGCCGCTGACAGCGTATTTGATCAACGTACCGTTCGTTCCGCTGGTGTAAAGCACCTTGATCTGATCGGAAAAAACCAGCGTCATGTCGATTGCTTGAGTCGACGGTGTACTGATCAGGAGCGCCAGTTGTCGCGAGGTTTTTTGAGGATAGTTGGCACGCACCTCGGCCAGGTCGTAGACAGGTCGATTGAACTCGCCAACCAGTTGGTGGCCTTCAAGCTCGACCCGCGTCACAGCGTTGTCGGCGGGCAATGCCCCACCCCACAACGACCGCCACGTGTCAGGGTCTGACAGCCTGGAGGCCACAAACAGCCCATCGCTGCGCTTGAAGATGTAAGCCTGGAGAAAAGAGCCGTGGGGTGAACCCACCGTGTAATGCAGGTAGCGTGCAGCGTCATCGGCGGTGACGAAGGCAGGGCTCAGCGACGCATGGACTTTCGCGAAGGCCCGCCATTGCGGTCCTACCACTCCGGCCTTGTCCCATACCCGTCCGGGCTCAACCACCGTCAGCGTACCCACAGCGGCCACCTGCCGGACAAACTCGGAAGGGCTCAAGGTACCGTCCTTCAAGCGCCTGTCGATCTCCGCACCGTAATTGGCGAACAACCGGGACTGCGCCTGCGAGCCTGTGCAGTGGTACATCAGCAGCGCGCCGTCGTTGGCACGCAAGTAAAAGTGCAAGCCCAGGTCGTCGGTCCCCGCCATCATCGCCACGGCAGCCAACGCAGAAGCCGGGAAGAAATTTTCGGCCAGCCACGACTCCTTCGCCACGGTGGGTTTCGCCTGCGGCGATAGGGAGCAGTAAATACCGAAGGTTAAAAACTCACTGTCCGCCTTGTGCACTTTAGGCAGCGACAACTTGCCACTGGTCAGCGCAAACGCCGCCTTGAGTTCGTCCGACGGAAATTCGGCCACGAACTGGTTCGACGCGCTTTTGTACAGATAGCCAAAGTGGCTCTCCTGCCGTGCGAACCCCAGCGGCGGCAAAACCGCTCGCACCGCGTCCTGCCACCGGCGGCTGACTGGGCTGGCGAGGGGCGCCAGTGCCTCCTGCCCGATCTGCGACAGGGTTTGATTGAGTGTCCACGGCGTCAGCAGTTGGCCAGGCTTTCCACCCAACTCGGCGTTGGCAACGATGACCCGCAGGTAACCGGCTCTGGCCGCCTCATTGATAAAGGCGATGTAGTCGTCGAAATCGGCCGCAGGCTTGGCCGCCATCAACTTGCTCAAGAAGCTGGCCTCAGTCGCAGAGCCGCTGCTTTCATACTGGATGAGCGAACCATAGAACCCGGACAGGTAGTAACGGGTGCACAGCCTGCGCACCTGGATGATGATGCGCAGGATATTGATGGGGAAAAAGCTGCGATCCAGGCGGCGCTGCGCGTCTGTCCAGTGCTGTATCTGCGCGGAGCGCCGGGCGCCGTCCCCGGCGCGCGAACTGTACAGGGCGTGAACGCTGTGGCCCTCGTACGCCAGGAAATTCCTGTTGGCATCGACCTTGAGCAGGTCGCTCTGGAAATCGAATGCAGTGGCGGTGCCGGCCACCGGTACGGTCGGCAGGTACATCCCGTCATCACGCTTGAAAACCAGCCCGCCAAATACCGTCTCCCGCCGGTTGCCGATCTGTTGATGCGCCCAATGGGCGGCATCGTGGTCGGTGACGAATGCCGGCCCCAGATGGGGAACCGGCCTGCGCATGCTCGCCGCTTGATCGTCTTGAATGTGAGTACTGTCCATGTCCATCGCCACTTGAGTGAAGTTAAGAAAACTGACGCTGTCCCTGGGTTGCCGAGGGCGCCAGGCAGGCTTCACTTTCAAGGGTTTGGCTGGACGCAGGCATTAGATAGTTAAGGCTCGGGGCATCAGGCACCATCAGGGTGCGCCTGCGCGCACACGCCGCCGGGAATGGCGCCGCATTGGTGCATCGCCCACCCCCACAGACCGATCACAGCTCGCGCGCACCACGATTGCGCGCCCCGGCACAGCCTTTGCAATCACTCCCTCATCACATCATTGAGTCATGGAGATTGCACAATGAAGCGTCGCAGCTTGATCAAGGCTTTCACACTGTCGGCATCCATCGCCGCGATGGGCATGACCTGGACGGTGCAGGCCGCCGAGACCATCAAGGTCGGCATTCTGCACTCGCTGTCCGGGACCATGGCGATCTCCGAGACCTCGCTGAAAGACATGGCGCTGATGACCATCGACGAGATCAACGCCAAGGGCGGCGTGAACGGCAAGATGCTTGAACCGGTAGTGGTGGACCCGGCTTCCAACTGGCCGCTGTTCGCTGAAAAGGGCCGCCAGTTGCTGACCCAGGACAAGGTCGCCGTGGTGTTCGGTTGCTGGACCTCGGTGTCGCGCAAATCGGTATTGCCGGTGTTCAAAGAACTCAACGGCCTGCTGTTCTACCCGGTGCAATACGAAGGCGAAGAGATGTCGCCGAACGTGTTCTATACCGGTGCGGCGCCGAACCAGCAGGCGATCCCGGCGGTTGAATACCTGATGAGCGAAGAAGGCGGCGGCGCCAAGCGCTTCTTCCTGCTGGGCACCGACTACGTGTACCCGCGCACCACCAACAAGATTCTGCGTTCGTTCCTGCACTCCAAGGGCGTAGCCGATAAAGACATCGAAGAGGTCTACACCCCGTTCGGCCACAGCGATTACCAGACCATCGTGGCCAACATCAAAAAGTTCTCGGCCGGTGGCAAGACCGCCGTGATCTCCACCGTGAATGGCGACTCCAACGTGCCGTTCTACAAAGAGCTGGCGAACCAGGGCCTGAAGGCTACCGACGTACCGGTAGTCGCCTTCTCCGTGGGTGAAGAAGAACTGCGCGGCATCGACACCAAGCCGCTGGTGGGCAACCTCGCCGCCTGGAACTACTTCCAGTCGGTGGAGAACCCGGTGAACAAGAAATTCGTCGCCGACTGGAAAGCCTACGCCAAGGCCCACAACCTGCCGGGCGCGGACAAAGCCGTGACCAACGACCCGATGGAAGCCACCTACGTGGGCATCCACATGTGGGCGCAGGCGGTGGAGAAAGCCAAGTCCACCGAC from Pseudomonas yamanorum harbors:
- the urtA gene encoding urea ABC transporter substrate-binding protein: MKRRSLIKAFTLSASIAAMGMTWTVQAAETIKVGILHSLSGTMAISETSLKDMALMTIDEINAKGGVNGKMLEPVVVDPASNWPLFAEKGRQLLTQDKVAVVFGCWTSVSRKSVLPVFKELNGLLFYPVQYEGEEMSPNVFYTGAAPNQQAIPAVEYLMSEEGGGAKRFFLLGTDYVYPRTTNKILRSFLHSKGVADKDIEEVYTPFGHSDYQTIVANIKKFSAGGKTAVISTVNGDSNVPFYKELANQGLKATDVPVVAFSVGEEELRGIDTKPLVGNLAAWNYFQSVENPVNKKFVADWKAYAKAHNLPGADKAVTNDPMEATYVGIHMWAQAVEKAKSTDVDKVREAMAGQTFAAPSGFTLTMDKTNHHLHKPVMIGEIQSDGQFSVVWQTQEPIRAQPWSPYIPGNDKKPDYAVKSN